From a region of the Pseudomonadota bacterium genome:
- a CDS encoding indolepyruvate oxidoreductase subunit beta — METTNILLAGVGGQGVLLASQIFTSVAIEADLDVKQSEVHGMSQRGGSVTSHVRFGTKVYSPTVDPGEADFLIGFERLETLRNLHCLKPGGTIIYNTMRINPSTVASGVAEYPADVAERIAAFGEKTFAVDGLGLGTQAGNARSANVVMVGAVSSFLPLPESLWERKIKELLPAKLVELNLKAFYLGREAVKK; from the coding sequence ATGGAAACTACAAATATTCTGCTGGCCGGGGTCGGCGGCCAAGGGGTTCTGCTGGCGAGCCAGATTTTTACCTCGGTGGCGATCGAGGCCGACCTTGATGTTAAACAGAGTGAGGTGCATGGTATGTCGCAGCGCGGCGGCAGTGTCACCAGCCATGTTCGTTTCGGGACCAAGGTTTACTCCCCGACGGTTGATCCCGGGGAAGCTGATTTCCTGATCGGTTTTGAACGGCTGGAAACCCTGCGCAATCTGCACTGTCTCAAACCCGGCGGCACGATCATCTATAATACGATGCGGATCAATCCCAGCACCGTGGCTTCCGGAGTGGCGGAATATCCCGCCGACGTGGCCGAACGGATCGCCGCTTTCGGGGAAAAGACCTTTGCCGTCGACGGCCTGGGGCTGGGAACGCAGGCCGGCAACGCCCGCTCCGCCAATGTGGTCATGGTCGGCGCGGTTTCCAGTTTTCTGCCCCTGCCGGAAAGTCTCTGGGAAAGGAAGATCAAAGAGCTGCTTCCGGCCAAATTGGTGGAGCTCAATCTCAAAGCTTTTTATCTGGGGCGTGAAGCCGTGAAAAAATAA